The Tenacibaculum sp. MAR_2010_89 genome has a window encoding:
- the rpsD gene encoding 30S ribosomal protein S4, with amino-acid sequence MARYTGPKTKIARKFGEAIFGDDKNFEKRNYPPGQHGVGKRRGKKSEYAIQLMEKQKAKYTYGILERQFSNLFKSASASKGITGEVLLQLCESRLDNVVFRLGVANSRRGARQLVSHRHITVNGEIVNIPSYRLREGDVVAVREKSKSLEAIENALASNSSVYEWLSWNSDQKSGIFIKAPERLQIPENIKEQLIVELYSK; translated from the coding sequence ATGGCAAGATATACAGGACCAAAAACTAAGATTGCTCGTAAATTTGGTGAAGCAATATTCGGAGATGATAAAAACTTCGAAAAAAGAAATTACCCTCCAGGACAACATGGAGTTGGTAAAAGAAGAGGTAAAAAATCTGAATATGCTATCCAGTTAATGGAAAAGCAAAAAGCTAAATATACTTACGGTATTTTAGAGCGTCAATTTAGTAACTTATTTAAAAGCGCTTCAGCTTCTAAAGGTATTACTGGTGAGGTTTTATTACAATTATGTGAGTCTCGTTTAGATAACGTTGTTTTCCGTTTAGGAGTTGCTAACTCAAGAAGAGGAGCACGTCAATTAGTATCTCACCGTCACATTACTGTGAATGGAGAGATAGTAAACATACCATCTTACAGATTAAGAGAAGGAGATGTTGTAGCTGTTAGAGAAAAATCTAAATCTTTAGAAGCTATTGAAAATGCATTAGCTTCTAATAGTAGTGTTTACGAATGGTTATCTTGGAATTCTGATCAAAAATCAGGTATTTTTATTAAAGCACCTGAAAGATTACAAATTCCTGAGAACATCAAAGAGCAGTTAATCGTAGAATTATATTCTAAGTAA
- the rpsK gene encoding 30S ribosomal protein S11 encodes MAKSKVTKKRKVVIESVGEAHVTASFNNIIISLTNKKGDVISWSSAGKMGFRGSKKNTPYAAQLAAEDCVGVAKEAGLRKVKVYVKGPGNGRESAIRSIHNAGIEVTEIIDVTPIPHNGCRPPKRRRV; translated from the coding sequence ATGGCAAAGTCTAAAGTAACAAAGAAACGTAAAGTTGTAATTGAGTCAGTGGGAGAAGCTCACGTAACGGCATCATTTAACAACATAATTATATCTTTAACAAACAAAAAGGGAGATGTTATCTCTTGGTCTTCAGCAGGAAAAATGGGTTTTAGAGGTTCTAAAAAGAATACTCCATATGCAGCTCAATTAGCAGCAGAAGATTGCGTAGGTGTGGCTAAAGAAGCTGGATTACGTAAAGTTAAGGTATATGTAAAAGGACCAGGAAATGGTAGAGAATCTGCTATTAGATCAATTCATAATGCTGGGATAGAAGTAACTGAAATCATTGATGTTACTCCAATTCCTCATAATGGATGTCGTCCACCAAAAAGAAGAAGAGTATAA
- a CDS encoding DNA-directed RNA polymerase subunit alpha: protein MAILNFQKPDKVIMIESTDFSGRFEFRPLEPGFGLTIGNALRRVLLSSLEGFAITSLRVDGVDHEFSTIEGVVEDVTEIILNLKQVRFKKQIEESDRETVSIAVSGQEQLTAGDLQKFISGFQVLNPELVLCNMDKSVSFSAEISIEKGRGFVPAEENKRAGAPLGTIFTDSIYTPIKNVKYAVENFRVEQKTDYEKLVFDIDTDGSINPKDALTEAAKILIHHFMLFSDERITLEADEIAQTETYDEESLHMRQLLKTKLVDMDLSVRALNCLKAAEVDTLGDLVSFNKSDLMKFRNFGKKSLTELEELVINKGLNFGMDLGKYKLDRD, encoded by the coding sequence ATGGCAATTTTAAATTTTCAAAAGCCTGATAAAGTAATAATGATTGAATCTACAGATTTTTCTGGAAGATTCGAATTCAGACCTCTTGAACCAGGTTTTGGATTAACTATTGGAAATGCTTTGAGAAGAGTATTATTATCTTCTTTAGAAGGTTTTGCAATAACATCATTACGAGTAGATGGCGTTGATCACGAATTCTCAACGATAGAAGGAGTTGTAGAAGATGTTACAGAAATCATTTTAAATTTAAAACAAGTACGTTTTAAAAAGCAAATTGAAGAATCTGACAGAGAAACAGTTTCTATAGCTGTATCAGGACAAGAGCAATTAACAGCAGGTGATTTACAAAAATTTATTTCAGGATTTCAAGTATTAAATCCAGAATTAGTTTTATGTAACATGGATAAGTCTGTTAGTTTTAGTGCTGAAATAAGCATAGAAAAAGGTAGAGGATTTGTGCCAGCAGAAGAAAACAAAAGAGCTGGAGCACCTTTAGGAACAATTTTTACTGATTCTATTTACACTCCAATTAAGAATGTAAAGTATGCAGTAGAAAACTTTCGTGTTGAACAAAAAACAGATTACGAAAAATTAGTTTTTGATATTGACACAGATGGATCTATTAATCCTAAAGATGCATTAACTGAAGCAGCTAAAATTTTAATTCACCACTTCATGTTATTTTCGGATGAAAGAATAACTTTAGAGGCTGATGAAATAGCTCAAACTGAAACATATGATGAGGAATCATTACATATGCGTCAATTATTGAAAACGAAACTAGTAGATATGGATTTATCAGTTCGTGCTTTAAATTGTTTGAAAGCTGCAGAGGTAGATACTTTAGGAGACTTAGTATCTTTCAATAAAAGTGACTTAATGAAGTTTAGAAACTTTGGTAAAAAATCATTAACTGAATTAGAAGAGTTAGTGATTAATAAAGGACTAAATTTTGGAATGGATTTAGGTAAATATAAATTAGATAGAGATTAA
- the infA gene encoding translation initiation factor IF-1: MAKQPAIQQDGTITEALSNAMFRVELENGHIVTAHISGKMRMHYIKLLPGDKVKLEMSPYDLSKARITYRY; the protein is encoded by the coding sequence ATGGCTAAGCAACCAGCAATTCAACAAGACGGAACAATAACAGAAGCATTATCAAATGCAATGTTTCGTGTAGAATTAGAAAACGGACATATTGTAACGGCTCACATTTCAGGAAAAATGCGTATGCATTATATCAAATTATTACCTGGAGATAAGGTGAAATTAGAAATGAGTCCGTATGATTTATCAAAGGCAAGAATTACTTACAGATATTAA
- a CDS encoding citrate synthase, with the protein MADIAKLQVGENTYEFPLITGTENETAIDIKTLRGATGGLITIDPGYKNTGSCQSAITFLNGEEGILRYRGYSIEELAEKADFLEVAYLLIFGELPTKEQLQKFHDDVRSKAIVDEDIKKIIDAFPKNAHPMGVLSSLTSALVSFNPTSVNVDSEEDMYNAIVKILGKFPVLVAWTMRKKQGLPLNYGSKNLGYVENIMKMMFEQPNEEYAINPIIKDALDKLLILHADHEQNCSTSTVRIVGSSHAGLFASLSAGISALWGPLHGGANQAVLEMLEAIRQDGGDTKKYMAKAKDKNDPFRLMGFGHRVYKNFDPRAKIIKVAADEVLADLGIDDPILDIAKALEQEALNDEYFVKRKLYPNVDFYSGIIYRAMGIPVEMFTVMFALGRLPGWIAQWREMRLGKEPIGRPRQVYTGENHRDFVKISKR; encoded by the coding sequence ATGGCAGATATAGCAAAGTTACAAGTTGGCGAAAATACGTATGAATTTCCTTTGATAACAGGAACGGAAAATGAAACTGCAATTGATATTAAAACGTTGAGAGGCGCTACTGGTGGACTTATAACAATTGATCCTGGATATAAGAATACAGGTTCTTGTCAAAGTGCTATTACATTTTTAAATGGAGAAGAAGGGATTTTAAGATATAGAGGTTACTCAATTGAAGAACTTGCTGAAAAAGCAGATTTCTTAGAAGTAGCATATTTGTTGATTTTTGGTGAATTACCAACAAAAGAACAATTACAGAAATTCCATGATGATGTAAGATCTAAAGCTATCGTTGATGAAGATATAAAGAAAATTATTGATGCTTTTCCTAAAAATGCTCACCCTATGGGAGTGTTGTCATCATTAACTAGTGCGTTAGTATCATTTAATCCAACTTCTGTAAATGTTGATTCAGAAGAAGATATGTACAATGCTATAGTTAAAATTTTAGGAAAATTTCCTGTTTTAGTAGCTTGGACAATGCGTAAAAAACAAGGATTACCTTTAAATTATGGTTCTAAGAATTTAGGGTATGTAGAAAACATTATGAAAATGATGTTTGAGCAACCTAATGAAGAGTATGCAATAAACCCAATAATTAAAGATGCATTAGATAAATTATTAATATTACATGCAGATCACGAACAAAACTGTTCTACATCAACTGTAAGAATTGTTGGTTCATCACATGCAGGATTGTTTGCTTCATTATCAGCTGGAATCTCAGCTTTATGGGGGCCATTACATGGAGGTGCAAATCAAGCTGTATTGGAAATGTTGGAAGCTATTAGACAAGATGGTGGAGATACTAAGAAGTACATGGCAAAAGCTAAAGACAAGAATGATCCTTTCCGTTTAATGGGATTCGGACATAGAGTATATAAAAACTTTGACCCTAGAGCTAAAATTATTAAAGTAGCAGCTGATGAAGTTTTAGCAGATTTAGGTATTGATGACCCAATTTTAGATATTGCTAAAGCATTAGAACAAGAAGCTCTTAACGATGAATATTTCGTTAAAAGAAAATTATACCCAAATGTTGATTTCTATTCAGGAATTATATATAGAGCTATGGGCATACCAGTTGAAATGTTTACAGTAATGTTTGCATTAGGTCGTTTACCTGGTTGGATTGCACAATGGAGAGAAATGCGTTTAGGAAAAGAACCAATTGGACGTCCTCGTCAAGTTTATACAGGTGAAAACCACAGAGATTTTGTAAAGATTAGTAAAAGATAA
- the thiS gene encoding sulfur carrier protein ThiS, whose product MINIKVNDINQQFSSSLTIEQLVFKLQIVTNGIAIAINDSVIKKESWETKELKNNDKVLIIKSTQGG is encoded by the coding sequence ATGATAAACATAAAAGTAAACGACATTAATCAACAATTTTCGAGCTCACTAACCATAGAACAATTAGTTTTCAAACTTCAAATTGTAACTAACGGTATTGCTATTGCCATTAATGATAGTGTGATTAAAAAAGAGAGTTGGGAAACAAAAGAACTTAAAAATAACGATAAAGTTTTAATTATAAAATCTACTCAAGGAGGATGA
- the rpsM gene encoding 30S ribosomal protein S13 has protein sequence MARIAGIDIPKNKRGVIALTYIFGIGRSRAKNILAEAKIDESIKVQDWTDDQIAAIREQVGTFTIEGELRSEVQLNIKRLMDIGCQRGIRHRLGLPLRGQRTKNNSRTRKGKRKTVANKKK, from the coding sequence ATGGCAAGAATCGCAGGTATTGACATTCCAAAGAATAAAAGAGGAGTTATCGCTTTAACTTACATCTTTGGTATAGGAAGAAGCAGAGCTAAAAATATATTAGCAGAAGCAAAAATAGATGAGAGTATCAAAGTTCAAGATTGGACTGATGATCAAATTGCAGCAATTCGTGAGCAAGTTGGAACTTTCACTATCGAGGGAGAGTTACGTTCTGAAGTTCAATTAAACATTAAGCGTTTAATGGATATCGGATGTCAAAGAGGTATTCGTCACAGACTTGGATTACCATTAAGAGGTCAAAGAACTAAGAATAACTCTCGTACAAGAAAAGGTAAGAGAAAAACTGTAGCTAACAAGAAAAAATAA
- the rplQ gene encoding 50S ribosomal protein L17 has protein sequence MRHGKKFNHLGRKTAHRKAMLSNMACSLVEHKRINTTVAKAKALRKFIEPLITKSKADTTHNRRTVFRYLRDKNAVTELFKEISVKVADRPGGYVRIIKLGNRQGDNAPMAMIELVDYNELYNPKGNQAKKSTRRSRRGGAKKAEAVAPVETKTSQEEE, from the coding sequence ATGAGACACGGAAAGAAATTTAACCACTTAGGAAGAAAAACAGCGCATAGAAAAGCAATGTTATCAAACATGGCTTGTTCTTTAGTAGAGCATAAGCGTATTAATACTACTGTTGCTAAAGCGAAAGCTTTACGTAAGTTTATTGAGCCTTTAATTACAAAATCTAAGGCTGATACAACTCACAACAGACGTACAGTATTTAGATATTTACGTGATAAAAATGCTGTTACAGAATTATTTAAAGAAATTTCTGTAAAAGTTGCTGATAGACCAGGAGGGTATGTTCGTATTATCAAATTAGGAAATCGTCAAGGGGATAATGCTCCAATGGCAATGATTGAATTAGTTGATTATAATGAATTATACAACCCTAAAGGAAACCAAGCTAAAAAATCTACACGTCGTAGCCGTCGTGGAGGTGCTAAAAAAGCTGAAGCTGTTGCTCCTGTTGAAACTAAAACTTCACAAGAGGAAGAATAA
- the eno gene encoding phosphopyruvate hydratase: protein MSIIINIHARQIFDSRGNPTVEVDVTTENGFTGRAAVPSGASTGEHEAVELRDGGAAYMGKGVLKAVENVNTLIAQELLGVSVFEQNMIDKIMIDLDGTPNKSKLGANAILGVSLAAAKAAANELGLSLYRYIGGVSANTLPVPMMNIINGGSHSDAPIAFQEFMVMPVKAENFTEAMQIGSEIFHHLKKVLHDRNLSTAVGDEGGFAPTLEGTEDAIETIELATKNAGYKFGEEVMIALDCAAAEFFVDGKYDYTKFEGSKGKVRTSQEQADYLAELASKYPIISIEDGMDENDWDGWKYLTEKIGDKVQLVGDDLFVTNVDRLSRGIENGIANSILIKVNQIGTLTETIAAVNMAHNAGYTSVMSHRSGETEDNTIADLAVALNTGQIKTGSASRSDRMAKYNQLLRIEEELADVAFFPQEKAFKI, encoded by the coding sequence ATGAGTATTATAATCAATATCCATGCACGTCAAATTTTTGATTCTAGAGGTAATCCTACAGTAGAAGTAGATGTAACTACTGAAAATGGTTTTACAGGTAGAGCGGCTGTACCATCAGGAGCTTCTACAGGAGAACATGAAGCAGTAGAGTTACGTGACGGAGGTGCCGCATATATGGGTAAAGGTGTTTTAAAAGCAGTTGAAAATGTTAATACATTAATAGCTCAAGAATTATTAGGAGTATCAGTTTTTGAACAAAACATGATTGACAAAATAATGATTGACTTAGATGGTACTCCAAATAAATCTAAACTAGGAGCTAACGCAATACTAGGTGTTTCATTAGCAGCAGCAAAAGCAGCGGCAAATGAATTAGGGTTGTCATTATATCGTTACATAGGCGGTGTTTCAGCAAATACATTACCTGTGCCAATGATGAATATAATTAATGGAGGATCACATTCTGATGCTCCGATTGCATTTCAAGAGTTTATGGTAATGCCAGTAAAAGCTGAAAACTTTACCGAAGCAATGCAAATAGGTTCAGAAATTTTCCATCACTTAAAGAAAGTTTTACATGATAGAAATTTATCTACTGCTGTAGGTGATGAAGGTGGTTTTGCACCAACTTTAGAAGGAACCGAAGACGCAATTGAAACTATTGAATTAGCAACTAAAAATGCTGGGTATAAGTTTGGTGAAGAAGTAATGATTGCTTTAGATTGTGCTGCAGCTGAATTTTTTGTTGATGGAAAATATGATTATACCAAGTTTGAAGGTAGTAAAGGTAAAGTAAGAACTAGTCAAGAACAAGCTGATTATTTAGCAGAATTAGCATCTAAATATCCTATAATTTCTATTGAGGATGGAATGGATGAAAATGACTGGGACGGTTGGAAATATTTAACTGAAAAAATAGGAGACAAGGTTCAATTAGTAGGAGATGATTTATTTGTAACTAATGTAGATCGATTATCTAGAGGAATAGAAAACGGAATTGCTAACTCTATTTTAATTAAAGTAAATCAAATTGGTACTTTAACAGAAACCATTGCTGCTGTTAATATGGCTCATAATGCAGGTTATACATCAGTAATGAGTCATAGATCAGGAGAAACTGAAGATAATACTATTGCAGATTTAGCCGTAGCATTAAATACAGGACAAATAAAAACGGGATCAGCATCTAGATCTGATCGTATGGCAAAATATAATCAGTTATTACGTATAGAAGAAGAATTAGCTGATGTAGCTTTTTTTCCACAGGAAAAAGCATTTAAAATATAA
- the thiC gene encoding phosphomethylpyrimidine synthase ThiC, whose translation MKKKDTAPSNGITRHPFPNSNKIYVQGEIHPDIKVAMREIELSDTVDSMTKKRTPNEPVTIYDTSGPYTDPTKEINIHNGIERIRESWILEREDVDELATFSSEYCNERLNDKSLDHLRFSLKHKPKRAKKGQNVTQLHYAKKGIITPEMEYIAIRENQRIDEVTRLSKQHPGQDFGASIPAKITPEFVREEVARGRAVIPSNINHPEAEPMILGRNFLVKINANIGNSATTSSIEEEVEKAVWACRWGADNIMDLSTGKNIHETREWIIRNSPVPVGTVPIYQALEKVNGIAEDLTWEIFRDTLIEQAEQGVDYFTIHAGVRLRYVPMTAKRITGIVSRGGSIMAKWCLAHHKESFLYTHFEEICEIMKAYDVAFSLGDGLRPGSIADANDEAQFAELETLGELTKIARKHEVQCFIEGPGHVPMHMIKANMDKQLEACDEAPFYTLGPLTTDIAPGYDHITSGIGAAMIGWFGCAMLCYVTPKEHLGLPNKEDVRTGVVTYKLAAHAADLAKGHPGAQHRDDALSKARFEFRWEDQFNLGLDPELAREYHDETLPAEGAKIAHFCSMCGPKFCSMKISQEVRDFAAVNKVEGDEVFAKGMEEKSKEFKDKGSEVYL comes from the coding sequence ATGAAGAAAAAAGATACTGCACCAAGTAATGGAATAACTAGACATCCATTTCCAAATTCAAACAAAATTTATGTTCAAGGAGAAATACATCCTGATATTAAAGTTGCTATGAGAGAAATAGAATTGAGTGATACTGTTGATTCTATGACAAAAAAAAGAACTCCTAATGAACCAGTAACGATTTATGACACCTCAGGACCTTATACCGACCCTACTAAAGAAATTAATATTCATAACGGTATTGAACGTATTAGAGAATCATGGATTTTAGAAAGAGAAGATGTAGATGAATTAGCTACTTTTTCATCAGAATATTGTAATGAGCGTTTAAATGATAAAAGTTTAGATCATTTACGTTTTAGCTTAAAACATAAGCCAAAGCGAGCTAAAAAAGGACAAAATGTAACTCAGTTACATTATGCTAAAAAAGGAATTATAACTCCAGAGATGGAATATATTGCAATTCGTGAGAATCAACGAATTGATGAAGTAACACGTTTGTCAAAGCAACATCCAGGACAAGATTTTGGAGCAAGTATTCCAGCAAAAATAACCCCAGAGTTTGTTAGAGAAGAAGTAGCAAGAGGTCGTGCAGTAATACCTTCAAATATAAATCATCCTGAAGCTGAACCTATGATTTTAGGACGTAACTTCTTAGTGAAAATTAATGCAAATATTGGTAATTCAGCAACAACATCTTCAATTGAAGAAGAAGTAGAAAAAGCTGTTTGGGCTTGTCGTTGGGGAGCAGATAATATAATGGATTTATCTACAGGAAAAAACATTCATGAAACGCGTGAATGGATTATTCGTAATTCACCTGTTCCAGTTGGTACTGTACCAATTTACCAAGCTTTGGAAAAGGTAAATGGAATAGCTGAAGATTTAACATGGGAAATTTTTAGAGATACTTTAATAGAGCAAGCTGAACAAGGAGTAGATTATTTTACAATACATGCAGGAGTTCGTTTACGTTATGTGCCTATGACAGCTAAGCGTATTACAGGAATAGTATCTCGTGGTGGTTCAATCATGGCTAAATGGTGTTTAGCACATCATAAGGAGAGTTTTTTATATACACATTTTGAAGAGATTTGTGAAATAATGAAAGCGTATGATGTTGCTTTTTCGTTAGGAGACGGTTTACGTCCAGGTTCTATTGCTGACGCTAACGATGAGGCACAATTTGCTGAACTAGAAACTTTAGGAGAATTAACTAAAATAGCAAGGAAACACGAAGTTCAATGCTTTATTGAAGGACCTGGTCATGTACCAATGCACATGATAAAAGCGAATATGGACAAGCAATTAGAAGCTTGTGATGAAGCACCTTTTTATACACTAGGGCCGTTAACAACTGATATTGCTCCTGGTTATGATCATATTACGTCTGGTATTGGAGCTGCCATGATTGGTTGGTTTGGATGTGCTATGTTGTGTTATGTAACACCAAAAGAACATTTAGGATTACCTAATAAAGAAGATGTACGAACAGGAGTAGTTACCTACAAGTTAGCTGCACATGCTGCTGATTTAGCTAAAGGTCATCCAGGGGCACAACATAGAGATGATGCTTTAAGTAAAGCTCGATTTGAGTTCCGTTGGGAAGATCAGTTTAATTTAGGGTTAGATCCTGAATTAGCTCGTGAATACCATGATGAAACTTTACCAGCTGAAGGTGCAAAAATTGCTCATTTCTGTTCTATGTGCGGACCAAAATTTTGTTCTATGAAAATATCACAAGAGGTTCGTGATTTTGCAGCAGTTAATAAAGTTGAAGGTGATGAAGTATTTGCAAAAGGAATGGAAGAAAAATCTAAAGAGTTTAAAGATAAAGGTTCAGAAGTATATCTATAA
- the carA gene encoding glutamine-hydrolyzing carbamoyl-phosphate synthase small subunit, with the protein MKYQSRKKALVLLADGTIFYGKSVGIEGTSTGEICFNTGMTGYQEVFTDPSYFGQLMVTTNAHIGNYGVNNEEIESEGIKISGLICRNFSFTHSRVDSDGNLKDWFEKHNLVAISDVDTRALVSYIRDNGAMNAIISTEVDNIENLKKQLSEIPNMEGLELASKVSTKEPYFIGDENAPIKISALDIGIKKNILRNFVKRDAYVKVYPYNATFKEMSEFNPDGYFISNGPGDPEPLIDAQNTAKDIIANDLPLFGICLGHQVIALANGISTYKMHNGHRGINHPVKNLLTGKGEITSQNHGFAINREETEAHNDVEITHVHLNDNTVAGIRMKNKNVFSVQYHPEASPGPHDAEYLFDQFIENIKKAKA; encoded by the coding sequence ATGAAATATCAATCACGTAAAAAAGCTTTAGTATTATTAGCTGATGGTACAATTTTCTATGGTAAATCAGTAGGGATAGAAGGTACGTCTACAGGAGAAATCTGTTTTAATACCGGTATGACTGGGTACCAAGAAGTATTTACTGATCCTTCTTATTTTGGACAATTAATGGTTACTACAAATGCTCACATAGGTAATTATGGTGTTAATAATGAAGAAATAGAGTCTGAAGGAATTAAAATTTCAGGATTAATTTGTCGAAACTTTAGTTTTACACATTCAAGAGTTGATTCTGATGGAAATTTAAAAGATTGGTTTGAAAAACATAATCTTGTAGCAATTTCTGATGTAGATACAAGAGCATTAGTATCTTATATTAGAGATAATGGTGCTATGAATGCTATTATTTCAACAGAAGTTGATAATATTGAAAATTTAAAGAAACAGTTATCTGAAATCCCTAATATGGAAGGTTTAGAACTTGCTTCTAAAGTATCTACAAAAGAACCTTATTTTATAGGAGATGAAAATGCACCAATTAAAATTTCAGCATTAGATATAGGAATAAAAAAGAATATACTTAGAAATTTTGTTAAGAGAGATGCGTATGTAAAGGTGTATCCTTATAATGCTACTTTTAAGGAAATGAGTGAATTTAATCCTGATGGCTATTTTATATCAAATGGACCTGGTGATCCTGAACCTTTAATAGATGCTCAAAATACAGCAAAAGATATTATAGCAAATGATTTACCTTTATTTGGTATTTGTTTAGGACATCAAGTAATAGCATTGGCTAATGGTATTTCTACTTATAAAATGCATAATGGTCATAGAGGAATTAATCACCCAGTGAAAAATTTACTTACAGGAAAAGGTGAAATTACATCTCAAAATCATGGATTTGCAATTAATAGAGAAGAAACTGAAGCACATAATGATGTAGAAATTACTCATGTTCATCTAAATGATAATACTGTAGCTGGTATTAGAATGAAAAATAAAAATGTTTTTTCTGTACAATATCATCCTGAAGCTAGCCCTGGACCACATGATGCAGAATATTTATTCGATCAATTTATAGAAAATATAAAAAAGGCGAAAGCTTAA
- the ykgO gene encoding type B 50S ribosomal protein L36 has product MKVRASLKKRSADCKIVRRKGRLYVINKKNPRFKQRQG; this is encoded by the coding sequence ATGAAAGTAAGAGCATCATTAAAGAAAAGAAGTGCCGACTGCAAAATAGTACGCAGAAAGGGCAGATTATATGTAATTAACAAAAAGAATCCTAGATTTAAACAAAGACAAGGGTAG
- a CDS encoding arginase — MKEIKIIKNRSDIGAGTRGSDMGIDAIEIAAINKGSNYFEQFEFEDVITKNESVYSKENNSFAKRIENVFNQCKRLSNHVKVNLQEDKFPIVISGDHSSALGTISGVKAANSTKRVGVVWIDAHGDLHSPYTSPSGNIHGMPLAAAISDDNLDCQVNDIDRETAELWDRMKNIGVPGQKVQAEDVIFFGVRDTEEPEDKQMEKHGIKNYKVAEVRYRGLEVCVSEALEKLSNCDVIYVSFDVDAMDCDMVSYGTGTPVPKGFDQYEIIDIINQLLESKKVACLEFVEVNPLLDFKGNKMAETAFDVLEKVTETIKKI, encoded by the coding sequence ATGAAAGAAATAAAAATTATAAAAAACAGATCTGATATTGGCGCTGGTACTAGAGGATCTGACATGGGAATTGATGCTATTGAAATTGCAGCAATAAACAAAGGAAGTAATTATTTTGAGCAATTTGAATTTGAAGACGTAATTACTAAAAATGAATCTGTTTATAGTAAAGAGAATAATTCATTTGCTAAGAGAATAGAAAATGTATTTAATCAGTGTAAAAGGTTATCTAATCATGTAAAAGTAAACTTACAGGAAGATAAATTTCCAATTGTTATTTCTGGAGATCACTCGTCTGCATTAGGAACTATTAGTGGTGTTAAAGCTGCTAACTCAACAAAAAGAGTAGGAGTAGTGTGGATTGATGCTCATGGAGATTTACATTCGCCATATACATCGCCTTCAGGTAATATTCATGGTATGCCTTTAGCAGCAGCAATAAGTGATGATAATTTAGATTGTCAAGTAAATGATATTGATAGAGAAACTGCTGAGTTATGGGATAGAATGAAAAACATAGGTGTTCCAGGACAAAAAGTACAAGCAGAAGATGTTATTTTCTTTGGAGTAAGAGATACTGAAGAACCAGAGGATAAACAAATGGAAAAACATGGAATTAAAAACTACAAAGTAGCTGAAGTTAGATACCGTGGATTAGAAGTTTGTGTAAGTGAAGCACTTGAAAAGTTAAGTAATTGTGATGTAATCTACGTTTCTTTTGATGTTGATGCTATGGATTGTGATATGGTTTCGTATGGTACGGGAACTCCAGTACCAAAGGGATTTGATCAATATGAGATAATAGATATTATAAATCAATTATTAGAAAGTAAGAAAGTAGCTTGCTTAGAATTTGTTGAAGTAAATCCGTTATTAGATTTCAAAGGAAATAAAATGGCAGAAACTGCTTTTGATGTTCTTGAAAAGGTAACAGAAACTATTAAAAAAATATAA